TATTTAATGATATTCACTTTATTTGAATATAAGTGTActattaatagaaaaatatttctataagaTAAATCTATATCAGATCTATACTACatgtataaatagtaaatagtaaatagttgtTAATTAAAGTTCCTAAAGAtaataaacattaaaattttttcaaagcaTCTTCGACAACTGAATGTGTTACACCACTTTTAACAAGTATACATGTAACACCAAGTTTGCTGACATCAACAATATTTCTGTGTTCGTCGTCAAAGAATATCATATCCGTATAGTCCGTATTAGAAGCTTTCTGAATTCTGAAAAGAAAAAGCTCGTTCCAATTAGAAGATGATAGAAAcataatcatttaaataaaagtTAATAGCTATCATTTATGAATATGTTAATAACACTTACTTAGAAAAATGAGTCAGTTTACATCCAGGATATATTTCTTTGTAcgtgaaatatttttcccaGTTAAATAACTTTAATAGTTGGTTAGCACCTGAAATTTCTGACGTGCGAGAAGCAACGCCAAGTTCATAACCTTCGTCCGTTAACCTTTTCAAAACGTCAGGCACCTCTTTGTAAAACCTTATGTTTTGACCATGAGCATCTACTACATTATTTCCTTTTctgaaaattgttttaaaaagtaaaattaatttcatatcATTGAATAATCATAAAATACTAAAATTTATTACTTTTTGAAGGGAGGAGTAACATGAGTGTCAACCCAAAACGGCCATAGAGTATAATCTGAAAATTACATTTAGCTGTAGGATCATTTATTTATCATATTTAATGTACATAATTAAGGaccttatttttaaaaattaaagataTCGTTATGTAGATATTCTAACCTAAATCAAAAACTAATATTTTAGGTTTCCGTTTCATATCACTCATTGCTTTTGGATTTACAATGAGAGaaaagttaataataatttatatatttttatgtgtaCACTGATCTATGAGTCTAATTTGTGTCAAAAATATTATACTTATATTTGCACAAAATTCTTTCCAATACGCGGTGAAATATTACGTACATATATATACGTACATGCATGTGTTTGTATAAATATAGGCAGAGAGGAACTTTCCTCTCTgatgtaaatatgtatatgtttTTAGTACTTTTCACGCTGAGAAGAAATCATGAAATTGCAGATCAAATTTGGTTGGCACATATCATATTGCTATTGGTCAAAGTGACAATGTCAATAAATCAAGTTCTATATAAACAGAGAAGGTATATACTTATTCATATTATCTAGCTGTCGTCTAGCTCCTCGTGTGTTGTATTAATAGAGTTTTATGAAacgtaatttattattaaatgaaaaatacaaatGATGTTATTCGTTTCACAATCTACTGTTTCTATATAGTCCAAGGTCTAAGCACTATATCCCGCGGATTATACAACGTTATAGAGGGAATACTGTACGTGACATTTGAGTTATCATATGAATCATAAAGAGCTACTCACACTGTATGAATTTGTTTGCATAAAAAGTAACGTTCACATATAAGAATATATGGAAAACTAAAtaaattaatgcaaaataatgtttttgtaattcttttgtataaaataaagCTATATATTAGACTGAATTAAATTTTCTCATACATTCGATAACTGCGATTTTGCGCATTTTTGGAATGTTGTACAACTACCAGTAACTATGTAGTAATATTCCTCTCTGGTAATGCTAGCGACTAGTAATGAAACAGTTCATGACGAGACATTGTTCATCTTGTTCGGTGGTAGCGTCAATCTCGCTTATCGAGTTTGTAGAACATCTTGGAGTGTCGATTGAAAATAGttattcaatttattataaaattattattttaaataatagaaGCATTTGAAGGTATACACGTATGTTATGCttttttgaatatttatataCGATAATTACTAATATTCTGTGTAGACCGTACTATGTAGCTACAGACGTATAAACCCGTATATTGCACGTTATTAGCGTTATATTTACCGAAGCATTATTTTGTTAGAAGTACACTTTCGCTGGAAGTACATGTACGGAATtttttgtctatttatatttattaacatATCTCTCATTTTTGTTAACTTTTTTAACTATTGtattttgatattttatttatagtgttaattataattttttatgttgtaaaaatgtacataaaaatatttagattacaagtttttatataaaaccATACGTTTAAGTAATTTACAAAAACGaatgttaataaaaattgtttactttaaatattctatttaatcaataataaattaaagtttTGTACAATAATATACAGTTATATGTAATAATAAATGTTGAATATTACAGTTATATGTAATAataaatgttggatatttatatattttatgtacgcataaaatctacagtctatcGGTGATATGTATTTAGCAAGAAATTTATGATTTTTTTGTAGACAAAATATCCATGTATACAAACATTTTATGTTATATTACAGAAATGTCTGAATCAGATCTCTTAGCTACAGATCACATCGATGGTCTAGACGGACTTGAAAATGGTCAAGATGGAGATGCCATTATGCAGTGTGATGGTGTGAAGCGCGAACTAAATGAAGCAAACATTGATGATCCGGTACCTGTCTTTTCTCAACTAGAAACAAATGTTGTACACTGTAAACAATACTatatatgtgtacatatatatcCCATGTTACTAATTTATCTTTATTATTTTAGGAATTGGAGGCCATTAAAGCACGTGTTAGGGAAATGGAAGAGGAAGCAGAGAAATTAAAGCAATTACAATCTGAAGTGGACAAACAAATGAATATGGGTAGTCCACCTGGTATAAGTGAGTAATAAACTTCTTCAATTTGAATGTATAATATACTATAAGGTATTAGTATCAAAtaatatttcttaatttttagcAAGTCCATTAAATATGTCTTTAGAAGATAAAAAGGAAGTTGACAATAGATCCATTTATGTTGGTAATGTAAGTTGATATACTATAAAATTTCATCATGCTTCAAATTCAATATcactaaaatattatttatatattgatGAAGGTTGACTATGGTGCTACGGCAGAAGAATTAGAACAACATTTTCATGGTTGTGGTAGTGTCAATAGAGTGACTATACTGTGCAATAAGTTTGATGGGCACCCCAAGGGATTTGCTTACATTGAATTTGCAGAACGTGATGCTGTACAAACAGCTATGGCAATGGATGAATCTATGTTTAGAGGACGACAAATTAAAGTAATGCCTAAAAGAACGAATAGACCAGGATTCTCTGTGACTAATAGGTACTTAAACAAAAGACAGAACAAAGCTCATTTGTATGCCCATTATCTTTAAAAGCCACTATATCTTTTATAGTTTCCGAGTTAATTGACTCGTTTATGCATAGCACGGACATActatagatatatgtatatatacatattaatatttacaattgaCATTTTCAGGGGACCACGAGGAACGCGAGGTTATCGAGGTATGGCCAGGGGAATTGTACGTGGCAGTGCATACTTTGGATATAGACCCACAAGACGACCCAGGtatgttttaacccttagcactcgaatggcaccactaaaaattgctgtatcgttattcagactattttttacattattaaatttgtttgtatttaataaattactaaacacttcagtatcgtacgggtaaattgcaccattttcgtatgaataaaatgaaacaaaaatatatagaagagaaatattctaggtcggaagaaatgattcgttttggagttaaaatagctttgagtgcaaagggttaaatttgatGTATCTTCAATTCCAACGATTTAAATACACCTCATATATGCTCTTTTTTTATATAGGAGTTACAGAAGGGGTTACTACATGCCGTATTGACCGTTTTAAAAGACCTCACTACTattttacaaattaaggtaAGTTCTTACAATATGATTtacattataatttaatttatcaaCTTTTTACGATTGTTCAAACATAAAACGTCCAATATTAGTATAACTAAAGACATTTTctacttaaaaatatttatatgcgttaaagataaatatttttaataaattatacgcAATACATTTGCAATATGGAGTGGAGTtacaaaaattactttgtttgaacaataaaattacaaacaatgaAGCAATACATTTGTAGGAAAGGCTGGTGAAGCAACTACTTATTTTAGGTATCATTATTGTAAAGTTagtacaaatattaataattaatgaCAAATGGTAAAGCAAAAGATATCTCTACAAATTTTACTAGCCATTCCTGAATAaatgtacatttattatttgcTTAATAGTAATTGATCTATATTTTGGATTACTGTTGTAATATTCTGATGTATCTATACAATTTAAATGATATAAATTTACTATaactatttaaaattaaaatagtgaaTTATAAATAGTGAATAATAGTGAATATTATGAAAATCATTAGATACATTGGTTTTGTTAGGGATACTGTACACTGCTCTACATTTATACTCAGGCTTATCACCTggccatattttacatattgaTAACAGAATGCCTATCTTGATACATTATCTTGACAAGAAAATGATTCAATAGTCCAATTGTACTTAAGTTtattgaaaatatgaacaacgtagaataattctttccagaAAACTATATAAATTCTTCttttttaatgatattttatGTTCATAAATAACAGGTATTCCAATCTACACTCTGAAATATGGCCTTGTGAACTGTAATACAAGATATTGTAAGTTTTTGTGCATATCTTATAGGTTACACAAAACTTACATATTTATACCAACATGCATTACAGTATAATGCTGCTAAAGTGTTTAAGTAAATTCTTATGATATGTCCACAGAAAAAAAAACTGATACGatgggaaaaaaaaagagaaagaaaaaacctcatgtcaaaagaaaaaaaaagattggaCAAAGATGGGCACAATTAATCATATTTGATTTAATGAATCATCATAATGAACATTACAAATGTAGATCAGCGAGATTCGCTATTGCAGTTCAATTGCACTTTTTTATACACTAAACAGTTGTAATTCAACTGGCACTGTAGCATCAGCCTTTATCTGTTTACGAGTACCTCAATCCCTTTAGATTACAAaaacacaaaatattaaaatgttaattaaatactattaatatataacaaattttcctagatatgtgtatatatacatttctatgtacatatacataaatGTGAATAACGCTATAAACACTAAACATTATTTTAACTAAAAGAAGGCGTAATCATTCAATTGTTATAGAGTTATATACTATGAAAAAATTACGTTTGTACTTTCAGTTATAATCAATAAAAAGCACGTCATTCCttttatataatatacatatatataaatatttatataattgtaAGGTGTGATGGcctgtaattaattttaaaatagttTTGTTTGTCGTAGGGCACTTAAGTATATTTGTTTTTTAACAACTATAGTTTTCCCTTAAATAAAAACCTCTTCACACTTTTCCAACTGACATTTTTATAACTCGCGACTACAACcctaaatatttttgttatataaaAACATGGTTTATTTtaactgtattggtaaaacattatgcatttataattagGCATCTCCTATACGTGATAAAGTTCACATGATGTAAAAGAAACTTTTGAACCATGTAAAAATGATTATGGCTCACAATGAAGATGGTACTAGGATTAAAGTATATTAAGGCAATACTAAATTATACACAATACTATATTACCATCTGAAAAACTGGTTTTAGGAATCTGTAGCATAGCTATATTAATTTTAGAAATGTTTTGACATATTATAAAGGCTGATATAACAATGAGAAAAAGAAATGGCAATGTTGGTGTGGTAATCTAGATAATACTGTTGATatatttccaatttattttacaataaatttgtttcatggttttgaattttaattttaaatataaacAGCAATTGAACCGCAATGTGAATATCTAGAGTAATAtcatattactataatatatatagtaaattttgtATGCATAGTAAGTGAAAGTTGCTAAAATTATAAGTTGTTATAGTTTTTCTATAGTGTACGCCATATGTGTTGATATTAATGTGTGCgactttcatttatttattactaaCTATATATCCTCAATTTTATCTGAAACACATTGCTACTAATTTGTAAGATGCGTGTAAAATGTTTTTGAACCATTAATCCACTGTGCTATGATGTTAGGGGGAGAACCAAGTTTCCACGTATTAATGATCGAGCTACATTTCGTGACGTTACTTCCATGTCGCTAAGTATTTTGCAGGTGCAGTGCAGCATCAGCATCAATTGAGTGATAATCATACAAATTTCATGAACAATTTTTACGttccatttagaaaaagaaaaaaaaaagaaagaggaaagaataATTAAGATATAAATGTAACATATAAATGTAATATGATTGGATGgtaaataaagatttttttggCTTAAATTCTGTATTTACAATCGCAACTTTCTTCGTACTTTCACTCAAACTCATATCATTACAAGAGTAGGTAAGATAAAACTAATTCAAAGAGAATAGTGGTTTACGTTTATTAACAATCTGTGGCAGTTAAatcgacatttttttttacatttcagATCAACAGTTCATGCGTTTAGAAGGATAAATTTTGTTCATACaaatcaataatatatttttataacagataTAATCAGAATAtcgttatatttattttattaaaactttGCATTTTGTTATATCTCTGAAGGCATATAAATGCACAGTTAATCTCTAAAAGTTTGTCAGTTATTAGTGGAATATTAGTAATAACAGAAAAAACTGAAGACCTGAATTCAACATACTATACCAAAAATAATTACctaacattattttataataatttatataataatacaaacataatattatatttGCAAAGTATATTGGTAAGATTCTAGACTAATCGTACTATTTTTGTTTGCAGTGTTAACGTAAATAACATGCATGCCATGTATACAGCAATTGCAACTTTACAAATTGAAGAGGGGGAGCTCCACATAGAGTCCATATTGGTAATTTGTCTTTTTCTCTGCTGACTTTTATTCAGGTGTCTCAATAGTCCCAACATTTCCTTATACTTCCTGCGAATCTCTGCACACTAATGATAATGAACAGTGTGCATTATAATCATTATGGCATTTGACTTTTGACGAAGCTGTATAACTTAAATGGTATTGAAATATTGggataat
This window of the Halictus rubicundus isolate RS-2024b chromosome 9, iyHalRubi1_principal, whole genome shotgun sequence genome carries:
- the Pabp2 gene encoding poly(A) binding protein nuclear 1, with the protein product MSESDLLATDHIDGLDGLENGQDGDAIMQCDGVKRELNEANIDDPELEAIKARVREMEEEAEKLKQLQSEVDKQMNMGSPPGITSPLNMSLEDKKEVDNRSIYVGNVDYGATAEELEQHFHGCGSVNRVTILCNKFDGHPKGFAYIEFAERDAVQTAMAMDESMFRGRQIKVMPKRTNRPGFSVTNRGPRGTRGYRGMARGIVRGSAYFGYRPTRRPRSYRRGYYMPY
- the LOC143357489 gene encoding magnesium-dependent phosphatase 1 translates to MSDMKRKPKILVFDLDYTLWPFWVDTHVTPPFKKKGNNVVDAHGQNIRFYKEVPDVLKRLTDEGYELGVASRTSEISGANQLLKLFNWEKYFTYKEIYPGCKLTHFSKIQKASNTDYTDMIFFDDEHRNIVDVSKLGVTCILVKSGVTHSVVEDALKKF